In the Brassica napus cultivar Da-Ae chromosome A7, Da-Ae, whole genome shotgun sequence genome, one interval contains:
- the LOC106352883 gene encoding patatin-like protein 7 isoform X2, giving the protein MQRVRNKPSGGATTASVKHLIKQRGGGDTAADDSSLLTDTQEPSIDTDKLSYEIFSILESKFLSGSSEPEPVNPAAVTGPAKNQRGKVCILSIDGGGMRGILPGKALAYLEHALKSNSGDPNARIADYFDVAAGSGIGGVYTAMLFGSRDGNRPIFKAEDTWQFLTKNAKGLYGSFVKRVMRTGSLGSSGTGKLKRVMKECFSELTLKDTLKPVLIPCYDLKSSAPFLFSRADALETDGYDFRLWEVCRATWAEPGVFEPVEMKSVDGTTKCVAIGGGLAMSNPTAAAITHVLHNKQEFPFVRGVEDLLVLSLGMGQLIDVSYEYDRIIKWTSKHWARPAALISNDGAADTVDQAVAMAFGHCRSSNYVRIQILHKQFLECTLRCNVGLGSH; this is encoded by the exons ATGCAAAGAGTACGCAATAAACCCAGCGGAGGAGCCACGACGGCTTCCGTTAAGCATTTAATAAAACAGAGAGGCGGCGGAGATACGGCGGCTGATGATAGCAGCCTCTTGACGGATACGCAAGAACCGAGCATCGATACGGACAAACTCAGCTACGAGATTTTCTCCATCCTGGAGAGCAAGTTTCTTTCCGGAtcatccgaacccgaaccggttaACCCGGCGGCGGTTACTGGGCCGGCTAAGAACCAGAGAGGGAAGGTCTGTATCTTGAGCATCGATGGAGGAGGCATGAGAGGGATTCTACCCGGAAAGGCGTTGGCTTATCTAGAACACGCTTTGAAATCCAACTCGGGCGACCCGAATGCCCGAATCGCCGATTACTTCGACGTCGCCGCCGGGTCCGGTATAGGCGGTGTTTACACGGCGATGCTATTCGGGTCGAGAGATGGTAACCGTCCGATATTTAAGGCAGAGGACACGTGGCAGTTCTTAACGAAAAACGCAAAGGGTCTTTACGGGTCGTTCGTGAAACGGGTCATGAGAACCGGGTCGTTGGGTAGTTCCGGAACGGGTAAGTTAAAGAGAGTGATGAAAGAGTGTTTCTCGGAGCTAACGTTAAAGGACACGCTCAAACCTGTGCTCATACCTTGCTACGACCTTAAAAGCTCGGCTCCGTTTCTTTTCTCACGCGCCGACGCGCTTGAGACTGACGGCTACGATTTTCGGCTCTGGGAGGTTTGTAGAGCCACATGGGCCGAGCCAGGGGTGTTTGAGCCGGTGGAGATGAAGTCGGTTGATGGAACGACTAAGTGTGTGGCGATCGGTGGAGGATTAGCTATGAGTAATCCAACGGCGGCTGCGATTACGCACGTGTTGCACAATAAGCAGGAGTTTCCGTTCGTGCGTGGAGTTGAGGATCTGCTTGTGTTGTCTCTTGGTATGGGCCAGTTGATTGATGTGAGCTATGAGTATGATCGGATTATCAAGTGGACGTCTAAGCATTGGGCTCGACCTGCAGCTCTTATTTCGAATGATGGTGCTGCCGACACGGTGGACCAAGCTGTGGCAATGGCTTTTGGTCACTGCCGCAGTAGCAACTACGTTCGGATTCAG ATTCTTCACAAGCAATTCTTGGAGTGTACTTTGAGGTGTAATGTAGGTTTAGGTAGTCACTAA
- the LOC106352881 gene encoding serine/threonine protein phosphatase 2A 57 kDa regulatory subunit B' epsilon isoform isoform X2: protein MLNKIMKLGGKKFSKSDQDNTSGVNTVVRSSRPTTAVAPPSSTGESQSAAPSPSQTPNHPMFTAPPSLEVLPLLKDVSSSDRPLLFMKKAHMCSCQCDFSDSLIMPREKEIKRQTLLELVDFLHSSSGKVNETMQSELIRMVSANMFRCLPPAHYENTGAPPEGNDPEEEEPYLEPWWPHLQLVYELLLRYVVSSEIEPKTAKKFINHTFVSRLLDLFDSEDPREREYLKTVLHRIYGKFIFHRPFIRCSIYNIFYKYLYETERCVGIGELLEILGSVINGFTVPMREEHVLYLVKAILPLHKSKGISIFHQQLSYCVVQFVEKDYKLADTVIRGLLKYWPLTNCNKEVLFLGELEEVLDVTEPSEFQHCVVPLFRQIGKCLNSANFQRELFSCGTMSISLA from the exons ATGTTGAACAAGATCATGAAACTGGGCGGGAAGAAATTCAGCAAATCAGATCAAGACAACACCTCCGGCGTCAACACCGTCGTCCGCAGCAGCCGCCCCACAACCGCCGTCGCGCCTCCATCATCAACCGGCGAATCACAATCCGCCGCTCCGTCGCCTTCGCAGACACCAAACCACCCAATGTTCACAGCACCACCTTCCCTCGAAGTGCTTCCACTGCTAAAAGACGTCTCTTCCTCGGATCGTCCCCTCCTCTTCATGAAGAAGGCTCACATGTGCTCTTGCCAATGCGACTTCTCAGACTCACTGATCATGCCGCGCGAGAAAGAGATCAAGAGGCAGACGCTTCTCGAGCTCGTCGACTTCCTCCACTCCTCCTCAGGCAAAGTGAACGAGACGATGCAGAGCGAGCTTATACGTATGGTCTCGGCCAACATGTTCAGGTGTCTCCCGCCTGCGCATTACGAGAACACCGGAGCTCCTCCTGAAGGTAACGATCCCGAGGAGGAGGAGCCTTATCTTGAGCCATGGTGGCCTCATCTGCAGCTTGTTTACGAGCTTCTCTTGCGTTACGTTGTGTCTTCCGAGATAGAGCCCAAGACTGCTAAGAAGTTCATCAACCACACCTTTGTCTCGAGGCTGCTCGATCTGTTCGACTCCGAGGATCCTAGGGAGAGGGAGTACTTGAAAACTGTCCTTCACAGGATCTACGGGAAGTTCATATTCCACCGTCCTTTCATCAGGTGCTCCATTTACAACATCTTCTACAAGTACTTGTATGAGACTGAGAGGTGTGTTGGAATCGGAGAGTTGCTGGAGATTCTCGGGAGTGTGATCAATGGGTTCACAGTACCGATGAGAGAGGAGCATGTACTGTATCTTGTGAAAGCCATTTTGCCGCTGCACAAGTCGAAAGGCATCTCCATTTTCCACCAGCAGTTGTCGTATTGCGTGGTGCAGTTTGTGGAGAAAGATTACAAGTTGGCTGATACTGTGATCCGTGGGCTGTTGAAGTACTGGCCGCTTACGAATTGTAATAAGGAGGTTCTGTTTTTGGGAGAGCTGGAAGAGGTTTTGGATGTTACAGAGCCTTCAGAGTTTCAGCATTGTGTTGTTCCTCTTTTTAGACAGATTGGGAAGTGTCTTAACAGCGCAAACTTCCAG AGAGAGCTCTTTTCTTGTGGAACAATGAGCATATCGTTGGCTTGA
- the LOC106352881 gene encoding serine/threonine protein phosphatase 2A 57 kDa regulatory subunit B' epsilon isoform isoform X1: MLNKIMKLGGKKFSKSDQDNTSGVNTVVRSSRPTTAVAPPSSTGESQSAAPSPSQTPNHPMFTAPPSLEVLPLLKDVSSSDRPLLFMKKAHMCSCQCDFSDSLIMPREKEIKRQTLLELVDFLHSSSGKVNETMQSELIRMVSANMFRCLPPAHYENTGAPPEGNDPEEEEPYLEPWWPHLQLVYELLLRYVVSSEIEPKTAKKFINHTFVSRLLDLFDSEDPREREYLKTVLHRIYGKFIFHRPFIRCSIYNIFYKYLYETERCVGIGELLEILGSVINGFTVPMREEHVLYLVKAILPLHKSKGISIFHQQLSYCVVQFVEKDYKLADTVIRGLLKYWPLTNCNKEVLFLGELEEVLDVTEPSEFQHCVVPLFRQIGKCLNSANFQVAERALFLWNNEHIVGLIAENKDVIFPIIFEALERNMKGHWNQAVHGLSENVRRMFMEMDNELFEECEKRHLENEAKACELLEQREMTWKRLEEAASLAAN; encoded by the exons ATGTTGAACAAGATCATGAAACTGGGCGGGAAGAAATTCAGCAAATCAGATCAAGACAACACCTCCGGCGTCAACACCGTCGTCCGCAGCAGCCGCCCCACAACCGCCGTCGCGCCTCCATCATCAACCGGCGAATCACAATCCGCCGCTCCGTCGCCTTCGCAGACACCAAACCACCCAATGTTCACAGCACCACCTTCCCTCGAAGTGCTTCCACTGCTAAAAGACGTCTCTTCCTCGGATCGTCCCCTCCTCTTCATGAAGAAGGCTCACATGTGCTCTTGCCAATGCGACTTCTCAGACTCACTGATCATGCCGCGCGAGAAAGAGATCAAGAGGCAGACGCTTCTCGAGCTCGTCGACTTCCTCCACTCCTCCTCAGGCAAAGTGAACGAGACGATGCAGAGCGAGCTTATACGTATGGTCTCGGCCAACATGTTCAGGTGTCTCCCGCCTGCGCATTACGAGAACACCGGAGCTCCTCCTGAAGGTAACGATCCCGAGGAGGAGGAGCCTTATCTTGAGCCATGGTGGCCTCATCTGCAGCTTGTTTACGAGCTTCTCTTGCGTTACGTTGTGTCTTCCGAGATAGAGCCCAAGACTGCTAAGAAGTTCATCAACCACACCTTTGTCTCGAGGCTGCTCGATCTGTTCGACTCCGAGGATCCTAGGGAGAGGGAGTACTTGAAAACTGTCCTTCACAGGATCTACGGGAAGTTCATATTCCACCGTCCTTTCATCAGGTGCTCCATTTACAACATCTTCTACAAGTACTTGTATGAGACTGAGAGGTGTGTTGGAATCGGAGAGTTGCTGGAGATTCTCGGGAGTGTGATCAATGGGTTCACAGTACCGATGAGAGAGGAGCATGTACTGTATCTTGTGAAAGCCATTTTGCCGCTGCACAAGTCGAAAGGCATCTCCATTTTCCACCAGCAGTTGTCGTATTGCGTGGTGCAGTTTGTGGAGAAAGATTACAAGTTGGCTGATACTGTGATCCGTGGGCTGTTGAAGTACTGGCCGCTTACGAATTGTAATAAGGAGGTTCTGTTTTTGGGAGAGCTGGAAGAGGTTTTGGATGTTACAGAGCCTTCAGAGTTTCAGCATTGTGTTGTTCCTCTTTTTAGACAGATTGGGAAGTGTCTTAACAGCGCAAACTTCCAG GTTGCAGAGAGAGCTCTTTTCTTGTGGAACAATGAGCATATCGTTGGCTTGATTGCTGAGAACAAAGATGTGATCTTTCCGATCATATTTGAAGCGTTGGAGAGGAACATGAAAGGACATTGGAACCAAGCGGTGCATGGTTTGTCTGAGAACGTTAGGAGAATGTTTATGGAGATGGACAATGAGCTGTTTGAAGAGTGCGAGAAGCGACATCTGGAGAACGAAGCTAAGGCTTGTGAGTTGTTGGAACAAAGAGAGATGACATGGAAGAGACTTGAAGAGGCTGCTTCTTTAGCTGCAAACTGA
- the LOC106352883 gene encoding patatin-like protein 7 isoform X1, whose protein sequence is MQRVRNKPSGGATTASVKHLIKQRGGGDTAADDSSLLTDTQEPSIDTDKLSYEIFSILESKFLSGSSEPEPVNPAAVTGPAKNQRGKVCILSIDGGGMRGILPGKALAYLEHALKSNSGDPNARIADYFDVAAGSGIGGVYTAMLFGSRDGNRPIFKAEDTWQFLTKNAKGLYGSFVKRVMRTGSLGSSGTGKLKRVMKECFSELTLKDTLKPVLIPCYDLKSSAPFLFSRADALETDGYDFRLWEVCRATWAEPGVFEPVEMKSVDGTTKCVAIGGGLAMSNPTAAAITHVLHNKQEFPFVRGVEDLLVLSLGMGQLIDVSYEYDRIIKWTSKHWARPAALISNDGAADTVDQAVAMAFGHCRSSNYVRIQANGSSLGPWKPNIDTDPSGSNVNMLVGVAEEMLKQKNVESVLFGGKRINEQSNFEKLDWLAGELVLEHQRRNCRIAPTVAFKQSVHRAEQKTRGKDIGVTARER, encoded by the exons ATGCAAAGAGTACGCAATAAACCCAGCGGAGGAGCCACGACGGCTTCCGTTAAGCATTTAATAAAACAGAGAGGCGGCGGAGATACGGCGGCTGATGATAGCAGCCTCTTGACGGATACGCAAGAACCGAGCATCGATACGGACAAACTCAGCTACGAGATTTTCTCCATCCTGGAGAGCAAGTTTCTTTCCGGAtcatccgaacccgaaccggttaACCCGGCGGCGGTTACTGGGCCGGCTAAGAACCAGAGAGGGAAGGTCTGTATCTTGAGCATCGATGGAGGAGGCATGAGAGGGATTCTACCCGGAAAGGCGTTGGCTTATCTAGAACACGCTTTGAAATCCAACTCGGGCGACCCGAATGCCCGAATCGCCGATTACTTCGACGTCGCCGCCGGGTCCGGTATAGGCGGTGTTTACACGGCGATGCTATTCGGGTCGAGAGATGGTAACCGTCCGATATTTAAGGCAGAGGACACGTGGCAGTTCTTAACGAAAAACGCAAAGGGTCTTTACGGGTCGTTCGTGAAACGGGTCATGAGAACCGGGTCGTTGGGTAGTTCCGGAACGGGTAAGTTAAAGAGAGTGATGAAAGAGTGTTTCTCGGAGCTAACGTTAAAGGACACGCTCAAACCTGTGCTCATACCTTGCTACGACCTTAAAAGCTCGGCTCCGTTTCTTTTCTCACGCGCCGACGCGCTTGAGACTGACGGCTACGATTTTCGGCTCTGGGAGGTTTGTAGAGCCACATGGGCCGAGCCAGGGGTGTTTGAGCCGGTGGAGATGAAGTCGGTTGATGGAACGACTAAGTGTGTGGCGATCGGTGGAGGATTAGCTATGAGTAATCCAACGGCGGCTGCGATTACGCACGTGTTGCACAATAAGCAGGAGTTTCCGTTCGTGCGTGGAGTTGAGGATCTGCTTGTGTTGTCTCTTGGTATGGGCCAGTTGATTGATGTGAGCTATGAGTATGATCGGATTATCAAGTGGACGTCTAAGCATTGGGCTCGACCTGCAGCTCTTATTTCGAATGATGGTGCTGCCGACACGGTGGACCAAGCTGTGGCAATGGCTTTTGGTCACTGCCGCAGTAGCAACTACGTTCGGATTCAG GCGAACGGGTCGAGCTTAGGACCCTGGAAGCCAAACATAGACACTGACCCGAGTGGGAGCAATGTAAATATGCTGGTTGGAGTAGCTGAGGAGATGTTAAAGCAAAAGAATGTAGAGTCCGTTTTGTTTGGAGGTAAAAGAATCAATGAACAAAGCAATTTCGAGAAGCTTGACTGGTTAGCCGGGGAACTAGTTCTGGAGCATCAAAGGAGAAATTGCAGAATTGCTCCAACCGTAGCGTTCAAGCAATCGGTTCATAGGGCAGAGCAGAAGACAAGGGGCAAGGATATTGGTGTGACCGCAAGAGAACGATGA
- the LOC106352880 gene encoding probable pectate lyase 13: protein MHPPHFSISILLLCFYFFFTLLEATKPLNLTLPHQHPSPDSVALHVTSTINASLSRRQLSSSTCGSGNPIDDCWRCDSSDWSSNRQRLADCSIGFGSGTLGGKNGRIYVVTDSSDNNPANPTPGTLRHAVIQEEPLWIVFSSNMFIRLKQELIINSYKTIDGRGAAVHVTGNGCLTIQYVQHVIIHNIHIYDCKPSGGAVVAASPTKVGRRGRSDGDGISIFGSQKIWVDHCSLSHCTDGLIDVVLGSTAITISNNYFTHHDEVMLLGHDDKYVLDTGMQVTIAFNHFGQGLVQRMPRCRRGYIHVVNNDFTSWKMYAIGGSGNPTINSQGNRYSAPSDPSAKEVTKRVDSTDDGEWANWNWRTEGDLMENGAFFVASGEGMSTMYSKASSVEPKAAALVDQLTQNAGVFGGPRDDQGQSGDSYSGYGGGGGGTGAIGGTSRGSSSNGDNNFFGMIFGNNAPPRPRLTLLLLSLLMICVLSTSTLLLW from the exons ATGCATCCTCCTCACTTCTCCATCTCCATTCTCCTGCTCTGCTTCTACTTCTTCTTCACACTTCTCGAAGCTACTAAACCTCTAAATCTCACTCTCCCTCACCAACACCCTTCTCCTGACTCCGTCGCTCTCCACGTCACAAG TACAATCAATGCATCCCTCTCACGGAGACAACTCTCCTCCTCCACTTGCGGCTCCGGAAACCCAATCGACGACTGCTGGCGGTGCGACTCCTCCGACTGGTCCTCCAACCGCCAAAGACTCGCCGACTGCTCTATCGGCTTCGGCTCCGGCACCCTCGGCGGCAAAAACGGCCGGATCTACGTCGTCACAGACTCTTCCGACAACAACCCCGCCAACCCAACTCCGGGAACACTCCGTCACGCCGTCATCCAAGAAGAGCCCCTCTGGATCGTCTTCTCCTCCAACATGTTCATCCGCTTAAAACAAGAACTCATCATCAACAGCTACAAAACCATCGACGGCCGCGGAGCCGCCGTCCACGTCACCGGCAACGGCTGCTTGACCATCCAGTACGTGCAACACGTCATCATCCACAACATCCACATCTACGACTGTAAACCTTCCGGAGGCGCCGTCGTCGCCGCCTCGCCGACGAAAGTCGGGAGGAGAGGTAGATCCGACGGCGACGGGATCTCTATCTTCGGATCTCAGAAGATCTGGGTCGACCATTGCTCCTTGAGTCATTGTACCGATGGGCTTATCGATGTGGTGTTGGGCTCGACGGCGATTACGATATCGAATAATTACTTCACTCATCACGATGAGGTGATGCTGTTGGGTCATGATGATAAGTACGTGCTGGATACGGGGATGCAGGTGACGATTGCGTTTAATCATTTCGGACAGGGGCTTGTTCAGAGGATGCCGAGGTGTCGGAGAGGGTATATTCATGTCGTGAATAATGATTTTACTTCGTGGAAGATGTATGCTATTGGTGGTAGTGGTAATCCCACTATTAACAGTCAAGGGAATCGTTACTCTGCTCCTTCTGATCCTAGCGCCAAAGAG GTGACGAAGCGAGTGGATTCGACAGACGATGGTGAGTGGGCGAATTGGAACTGGAGAACAGAAGGAGATTTGATGGAGAACGGAGCTTTCTTTGTGGCGTCTGGTGAAGGAATGAGTACAATGTACTCTAAAGCTTCTAGTGTGGAGCCTAAAGCTGCGGCTCTCGTAGACCAGCTCACTCAAAACGCTGGCGTTTTCGGCGGTCCCAG GGATGATCAAGGTCAGAGCGGCGATTCTTATTCTGGTTATGGAGGCGGCGGTGGAGGGACGGGCGCTATAGGTGGTACGTCAAGAGGAAGCAGCAGCAATGGTGACAACAATTTCTTTGGGATGATATTCGGAAACAATGCACCGCCTCGACCACGTTTAACGTTattgttgttgtctttgttAATGATTTGTGTTTTGTCGACATCAACTCTATTATTGTGGTAG